The proteins below come from a single uncultured Carboxylicivirga sp. genomic window:
- a CDS encoding M23 family metallopeptidase: protein MRKSILFLLSFSFYISHVMAQDVEVPDYVLPLKIKPVVSGSFGELRSNHFHSGLDLTTNGKTGYRVYASDKGSVSRIKVSSAGYGKALYIDHPATGHTTVYAHMERYSDKIDSIVKVRQYQEKSFEVELFFKQGELPIERGEVIGYSGNSGSSGGPHLHYEIRDRASQKPMDAMLFRKDIEDNVKPQIQGVKIYALTAESSIKGKADDYYSPTVKYDGKFHPKGWKQIKAYGKIGVGVQVLDYLSNSWRKCGVSSIELFANDTLVFHSLIHQFSFAETRYLNAQIDYAEKMKTGKRIQRSFVLPNNRLSINKLAHAYSVDVKPGQTYNMKYVIKDVTGNTSELSFTILGDDPSDFVEKVNDMKLLKYNQAYQIDTVGILLNIPSYALYDNQHLLIYKQDTVINSLLSPVYTIGDANVPVQKFMTFSIPVNDSLMYLKDKLCVAGVTATNKVYSRGGSFKDGYITTSTRNFGRVGLAVDTIPPRVRLKKAPAGNIYKGRTSIEVLITDNFSGIKDYDCFIDGEWALFEYDAKQSLLTGFFKNIPIKSGRHELLVKVSDAKNNQSELKTHFTL, encoded by the coding sequence ATGCGAAAATCTATTCTCTTTTTACTATCATTTAGTTTTTATATATCTCATGTTATGGCACAGGATGTCGAAGTTCCTGATTATGTATTGCCGTTAAAAATAAAACCGGTTGTTAGCGGTAGTTTCGGCGAATTACGGTCGAATCATTTTCATTCAGGATTGGATTTAACCACTAATGGTAAAACTGGTTATAGGGTTTATGCAAGTGATAAAGGAAGTGTTTCGCGAATAAAAGTTTCATCTGCTGGTTATGGAAAAGCTCTTTATATTGATCACCCCGCAACCGGACATACTACTGTTTATGCTCATATGGAGCGATATAGCGACAAGATAGATTCGATTGTTAAAGTACGACAGTATCAGGAAAAATCATTTGAAGTAGAATTATTTTTTAAACAAGGTGAGTTACCAATAGAGCGAGGTGAAGTAATTGGTTATAGTGGAAACTCGGGTAGTTCGGGTGGTCCGCATTTGCATTACGAAATAAGAGATAGAGCAAGTCAAAAGCCAATGGATGCAATGTTGTTTCGTAAAGATATTGAAGATAATGTAAAACCTCAGATTCAAGGGGTGAAGATATATGCTTTAACGGCCGAGTCAAGTATTAAGGGAAAAGCTGATGATTATTATTCACCAACAGTAAAATACGATGGTAAATTTCATCCCAAAGGATGGAAACAAATAAAAGCCTATGGCAAAATCGGAGTGGGAGTTCAGGTGTTGGATTATTTAAGCAATAGTTGGCGTAAATGTGGGGTTTCGTCTATCGAACTTTTTGCTAACGATACATTGGTTTTTCATTCGTTAATTCATCAGTTTAGTTTTGCCGAAACGCGCTATTTAAATGCGCAGATTGATTATGCTGAGAAAATGAAAACCGGAAAACGTATTCAACGTAGTTTTGTGTTGCCCAATAATCGATTAAGTATAAATAAGCTGGCTCATGCATATAGTGTTGATGTTAAGCCGGGGCAAACATATAATATGAAGTATGTTATTAAGGATGTTACCGGTAATACTTCAGAATTGAGTTTTACTATTTTGGGAGATGATCCTTCTGATTTTGTTGAGAAGGTAAATGATATGAAGTTGTTGAAATATAATCAGGCGTACCAAATTGATACAGTTGGTATTCTACTTAATATTCCATCTTATGCATTGTATGATAATCAACACTTATTGATTTATAAGCAGGATACGGTTATTAACAGTTTATTGTCGCCAGTTTATACAATTGGAGATGCGAATGTTCCGGTTCAAAAATTCATGACTTTTTCAATTCCTGTTAACGATTCTCTGATGTATTTAAAAGATAAACTTTGTGTTGCAGGTGTTACAGCTACTAATAAAGTTTATTCGCGAGGGGGGAGTTTTAAAGATGGATATATAACTACATCAACCCGTAATTTTGGAAGAGTTGGACTCGCTGTTGATACGATTCCTCCGCGTGTTAGATTAAAAAAAGCCCCAGCCGGAAATATCTATAAGGGTCGAACTTCTATTGAAGTTTTAATTACTGATAATTTTAGTGGTATTAAAGATTATGATTGTTTTATAGATGGAGAATGGGCTCTTTTTGAGTATGATGCCAAGCAGAGTTTATTGACTGGATTTTTTAAAAATATCCCAATAAAAAGTGGAAGGCACGAGTTGTTAGTTAAAGTAAGTGATGCTAAAAACAATCAATCGGAATTAAAAACTCATTTTACCCTCTAA
- a CDS encoding AAA family ATPase, which translates to MNPLPEVIDTDNDEFQDAFKLIQYTNSSVYLTGKAGTGKSTFLRYICQHTHKKFVVVAPTGIAAINAGGVTIHSFFKVPFRPILPDDPDLSTVKGRIFDFLKYRKAHQQLIEELDLLIIDEVSMVRGDILDFVDRVLRVYSKNMNLPFGGKQVLMVGDAFQLEPVVKRDEWQILRRFYSTPYFFSARVFQKIPLVQIELKKVYRQKDDSFVNLLDRVRLKQAGRKDIEAINARCIPDFSAPVDEFFITLATRRDTVDFINDSKLEELEGEEKKFSGNISGEFPDSALPTLKYLVLKENAQVMFVKNDMEKRWYNGSLGRIEEMNDSGIQVRLENDEICYVEKEVWRNIRYKYDEENNRIVEEELGSFTQYPLKLAWAITVHKSQGLTFDKVMIDFSGGAFAGGQLYVALSRCRSLNGIILKTKVSERDVIVKPEVVQFSKSANDKVLIEKEMNRAESRDLFIDAMRKFKKDQFTDAVHSFALGNEKREALSVESVQRLIGIKLSKIHRLKAKINDLENEIKTRQENVEDFAYEYYLLANQCVVKFKDNRAALGNLDKALKLNPTYFDALLRRGQILSETGDWEAADRDFCAAQKIKRRSFKVLFNRGCNRLLLKKYESAYNDFLQCINIKKKNAEAYYYLSEVCYKLGEDEKAAEYRNMADYLGFEED; encoded by the coding sequence ATGAATCCGTTGCCGGAGGTGATAGATACGGATAATGATGAGTTTCAGGATGCATTTAAACTGATTCAATATACAAACTCATCGGTGTATTTAACGGGAAAGGCGGGAACGGGTAAGTCAACTTTTTTACGATACATTTGTCAGCATACTCATAAAAAGTTTGTGGTTGTGGCTCCAACAGGTATTGCCGCGATTAATGCCGGAGGTGTAACCATTCATTCGTTTTTTAAAGTTCCTTTTCGACCTATTTTGCCTGACGATCCTGATTTATCAACAGTCAAAGGACGTATCTTCGACTTTTTAAAGTATCGCAAAGCACATCAGCAGTTAATCGAAGAATTGGATTTGTTAATTATCGATGAGGTGTCGATGGTAAGGGGTGATATTCTTGATTTTGTTGATCGGGTACTTCGCGTTTATAGTAAAAATATGAACCTGCCATTTGGCGGTAAACAAGTGCTGATGGTAGGCGATGCTTTTCAGTTGGAACCTGTTGTTAAACGCGACGAGTGGCAAATACTTCGTAGGTTTTATTCAACTCCTTATTTCTTTTCAGCAAGAGTCTTTCAGAAAATACCTTTAGTACAAATCGAACTCAAAAAGGTGTATCGTCAAAAAGACGATAGCTTTGTTAATCTGTTGGATCGTGTTCGATTGAAGCAAGCAGGTCGAAAAGATATCGAAGCTATTAATGCCCGATGTATCCCGGATTTTTCGGCACCTGTCGATGAGTTTTTTATTACGTTAGCAACACGAAGAGATACGGTTGATTTTATAAATGACTCAAAACTGGAGGAGTTGGAAGGTGAGGAGAAAAAATTTTCAGGTAATATATCGGGAGAGTTCCCTGATTCGGCTTTGCCAACATTAAAATATCTGGTTTTGAAAGAAAATGCGCAGGTGATGTTTGTTAAGAACGACATGGAGAAGCGTTGGTATAATGGTAGCCTCGGCCGAATTGAAGAAATGAATGATAGCGGTATTCAGGTTCGTTTGGAGAATGATGAAATTTGTTACGTCGAAAAGGAAGTATGGCGAAATATACGTTACAAATACGATGAAGAAAACAATCGAATTGTTGAAGAAGAATTAGGATCATTTACTCAATATCCTCTAAAATTGGCTTGGGCAATCACGGTTCATAAAAGTCAGGGATTAACTTTCGACAAAGTGATGATTGATTTTTCTGGAGGGGCTTTTGCAGGAGGACAGCTTTATGTTGCACTCAGCCGTTGTAGAAGTTTGAATGGAATTATCTTAAAAACCAAGGTGAGTGAACGCGATGTTATTGTAAAACCTGAAGTGGTTCAATTCTCTAAATCGGCCAATGATAAAGTTCTTATCGAAAAAGAAATGAACAGGGCAGAGTCGCGCGATTTGTTTATAGATGCCATGCGAAAGTTCAAAAAAGATCAGTTTACTGATGCCGTGCATAGTTTTGCCTTAGGAAATGAAAAGCGTGAAGCTTTATCGGTAGAATCGGTACAGCGCTTAATTGGTATTAAGCTTTCTAAGATTCATCGCTTAAAAGCGAAAATTAATGATCTTGAAAATGAGATTAAAACCCGGCAGGAGAATGTTGAGGATTTTGCTTATGAATATTATTTACTGGCCAACCAGTGTGTTGTAAAGTTTAAAGATAACAGGGCCGCTTTAGGTAATCTGGATAAAGCATTAAAACTTAACCCTACCTATTTTGATGCTTTGCTTAGAAGAGGTCAGATATTAAGTGAAACAGGAGATTGGGAAGCGGCTGATCGGGATTTTTGTGCAGCTCAAAAAATCAAAAGGAGATCATTTAAAGTACTTTTTAATCGTGGGTGTAATCGCTTATTATTAAAAAAATACGAAAGTGCATACAACGATTTTCTTCAATGTATTAATATTAAAAAGAAAAATGCAGAAGCATATTATTATCTAAGCGAAGTTTGTTATAAGCTGGGCGAAGATGAAAAGGCTGCTGAGTATCGAAATATGGCTGACTATTTAGGGTTTGAAGAGGATTGA
- a CDS encoding NigD-like C-terminal domain-containing protein — translation MKKLGLGILVILIGIVFQSCDDSDGYSLNDMWVTIGNIEGDADSYVIVTDGGTRLFPSATAVPDYGFKDGDRMFINFTILGDGSENSGIDHYIKLNSYRPILTKGLIELTEENVDSIGNDPIWFSNKEDDIWISNDYLNVDFIYEGAPWIMHYINLAYDPENLTNEDGIPVFEIRHNANDDPYTQPPLNAFVSFDLKELQEPGQSEITFIVKSKGRTESENFEKQFTYTFLDKEPMAMQNMKVTDHSKSIE, via the coding sequence ATGAAAAAACTAGGTTTAGGGATTTTGGTAATCTTAATTGGAATTGTATTTCAAAGCTGCGACGATTCTGATGGATACTCATTAAACGATATGTGGGTAACAATCGGAAATATCGAAGGAGATGCTGATAGTTATGTAATAGTTACCGACGGAGGAACACGTCTGTTTCCTTCAGCTACGGCCGTACCTGATTATGGGTTTAAAGATGGTGATCGAATGTTCATTAATTTTACTATTCTCGGTGATGGATCAGAAAATTCAGGAATTGATCATTATATAAAACTAAACAGCTATCGTCCTATCTTAACCAAAGGTTTAATCGAACTTACCGAAGAGAATGTTGATTCAATTGGGAATGATCCCATTTGGTTTTCGAATAAAGAAGATGACATTTGGATATCGAACGACTACCTTAATGTTGACTTTATCTACGAAGGAGCTCCATGGATTATGCATTATATAAATTTAGCTTACGATCCTGAGAATTTAACCAATGAGGATGGTATACCTGTATTTGAAATCAGGCATAATGCAAATGACGATCCATACACTCAGCCTCCTTTAAATGCATTTGTATCTTTTGATTTAAAGGAATTACAAGAGCCCGGTCAATCCGAAATTACCTTTATTGTTAAATCTAAAGGTCGTACCGAGAGCGAAAATTTTGAAAAGCAATTTACCTATACCTTCCTTGATAAAGAACCAATGGCCATGCAAAACATGAAAGTTACTGATCATAGCAAATCCATTGAATAA
- a CDS encoding tetratricopeptide repeat protein, with amino-acid sequence MLAIGKNALYFEDYVLAIQYFNKVIRVKPYLSEPYFFRGLAKYYLEDYNGAELDLNTALGKNPFLVDAYNVRGIIKGRRKEYQEAIDDYSEGLTIEPNNVNLLINRGQSKTALEEYDAAIEDYDKVLDRNPTMLSAYLTRGMAKIHAKDSIGALEDFSTVVERNPYMADGFATRGYLYYQMGRYQEALADYDKVIELKNNDAQYYMIRGSIRYQLDDLRGTMSDFEKVIELEPQNAMAYNNRGILRAQVGDLNRAVEDFSRVLAINPDDYLVLYQRAQIMVQLGQYRQALNDLNIVIAQYPNFGAGYQTRAIAKQKMNDEDGARLDYMTATKIEMERREKSDMAQVSGDKDEDKEQKGSKKSKATRKKSDKDINNANKIAVLDDFNEDENEEQEFASIRGKVQNRNIFIDLEPVFGLSYFSADTIISRPKYYEKEVAAFNKKKLYPGDLKITNREIEAQGNHTVQIFNSINELAEELDEEDADPELLMVRGVLYGAVANYTNSIAHYDKLLEKNPNNVLALFNRAYIRQKMVEEIRAMEQEKNQMTELKLQGPIRVKNGNNSKPDNSDKELEYVVDYDLVMADLNKVIELSPNFEFAYYNRAILYCLKRDFLQGIEDFTKAIELNPDFAEAYFNRGLTYIYLEKEDEGTTDLSKAGELGIYKAYNVIKRYGTEKLPGDSTEVKE; translated from the coding sequence ATGCTTGCAATTGGTAAAAATGCACTGTATTTCGAGGATTATGTATTGGCTATTCAATACTTTAATAAAGTAATCAGAGTTAAGCCCTATCTTTCAGAACCTTATTTTTTCAGAGGTTTGGCTAAATATTATCTCGAAGATTATAATGGTGCCGAACTGGATTTGAACACAGCTTTGGGTAAAAATCCATTTTTGGTTGATGCCTATAATGTTAGGGGTATCATTAAAGGACGTCGAAAAGAGTATCAGGAAGCCATTGACGACTACTCCGAAGGATTAACCATTGAACCTAATAATGTTAATCTATTGATTAATAGAGGGCAGAGCAAAACTGCTTTGGAAGAATACGATGCAGCTATCGAGGATTATGACAAGGTGCTGGATCGAAATCCGACAATGTTGAGTGCATATCTTACTAGAGGAATGGCGAAGATTCATGCCAAAGACAGTATTGGTGCATTAGAAGATTTTTCAACCGTTGTTGAGCGCAATCCATATATGGCTGATGGTTTTGCTACACGAGGTTATTTGTATTATCAAATGGGGCGTTATCAGGAGGCTTTAGCCGATTACGATAAAGTGATTGAGCTTAAAAATAACGATGCTCAATATTACATGATTCGAGGTAGTATCCGATATCAGTTGGATGATTTGCGAGGTACAATGAGCGATTTTGAGAAAGTAATTGAACTGGAACCTCAAAATGCGATGGCTTATAATAACCGCGGTATTTTACGTGCTCAAGTTGGGGATTTGAACCGGGCAGTTGAAGATTTTTCGAGAGTTTTGGCTATCAATCCCGATGATTATCTGGTATTGTATCAGCGAGCACAAATTATGGTGCAGCTTGGGCAATACCGTCAGGCTTTGAATGATCTGAATATTGTAATTGCTCAATATCCTAATTTTGGTGCTGGGTACCAAACTCGTGCCATTGCCAAGCAAAAAATGAACGATGAAGATGGAGCCAGACTCGATTATATGACGGCAACCAAAATAGAAATGGAACGTCGCGAAAAATCGGACATGGCTCAGGTATCGGGTGATAAGGATGAGGATAAAGAGCAAAAAGGAAGTAAAAAATCGAAAGCTACTCGTAAAAAATCGGATAAGGATATAAACAATGCCAATAAAATTGCTGTACTGGATGATTTCAATGAGGATGAAAACGAAGAACAGGAATTTGCAAGTATTAGAGGTAAAGTTCAGAATCGAAACATCTTTATTGATCTAGAGCCTGTATTTGGTTTGTCATACTTCTCGGCCGATACTATTATCAGTCGTCCAAAATATTACGAGAAAGAAGTAGCTGCTTTCAATAAAAAGAAATTATATCCTGGTGACTTAAAAATTACCAATCGCGAGATAGAAGCGCAGGGCAATCATACTGTTCAGATATTTAATTCTATCAACGAGCTTGCCGAAGAGTTGGATGAGGAAGATGCTGATCCTGAATTGTTAATGGTACGAGGCGTTTTATATGGAGCAGTAGCTAATTATACCAATTCAATTGCGCATTACGATAAATTGCTTGAGAAGAATCCAAATAATGTTTTGGCTTTATTTAATCGCGCATACATCAGACAAAAAATGGTTGAAGAAATTCGGGCAATGGAGCAGGAGAAGAATCAAATGACCGAATTAAAACTGCAAGGGCCTATCCGGGTGAAGAATGGTAATAATAGCAAGCCTGATAATTCGGATAAGGAACTGGAATATGTTGTAGATTATGACTTGGTGATGGCTGATTTAAACAAAGTGATTGAGTTATCACCTAATTTTGAATTTGCTTATTATAATCGTGCTATTTTGTATTGCTTGAAGCGTGATTTTCTTCAAGGAATTGAGGATTTTACAAAAGCTATAGAGCTTAATCCTGATTTTGCAGAAGCGTATTTCAATCGTGGATTAACTTATATCTATCTCGAAAAAGAAGATGAAGGAACGACCGATTTAAGTAAAGCTGGTGAGTTAGGAATTTACAAAGCGTACAATGTTATTAAGCGCTATGGTACAGAGAAATTACCTGGTGATTCAACCGAAGTAAAAGAGTAG